Proteins co-encoded in one Dyella japonica A8 genomic window:
- a CDS encoding GFA family protein, translating into MLRTTEEPLRVSICHCHACQRRTGSVFGVQARFRAEAVVIRGRSTAYVRKGDTGGSGTFHFCPVCGATVYYELDSMEGLIGVPVGAFSQPAFPAPTISVFEECMHPWVRLPDDVEHME; encoded by the coding sequence ATGCTCCGTACCACGGAGGAACCGTTGCGCGTGTCCATCTGCCATTGCCATGCCTGCCAGCGCCGCACCGGCAGCGTGTTCGGCGTGCAGGCGCGATTCCGCGCCGAGGCGGTGGTGATTCGGGGGCGCTCTACCGCCTATGTGCGCAAGGGCGATACGGGTGGCTCCGGGACATTCCATTTCTGCCCGGTGTGCGGGGCCACCGTGTACTACGAGCTCGATTCGATGGAAGGCCTGATCGGCGTGCCGGTGGGGGCGTTCTCCCAGCCGGCGTTCCCTGCACCCACCATCTCGGTGTTCGAGGAGTGCATGCACCCGTGGGTGAGATTGCCGGACGATGTCGAGCACATGGAATGA
- a CDS encoding FecR family protein yields the protein MSHRTFGPRQPWRWLCITVLLAVTAYIPHALAAPADWHYRVRPGDNLWDLAARYLKPDVSWQKLQDYNQVADPLHLPPGSTMQFPVGWLRQGPAPATVIAVLGNATAQPTGNAPAIPVTTGMSVGYGTELDTAADTSLTLQLADGSRVLLQANSALVLDRLSAYGRTGMVDTRMRLKRGRVNSDVTPLSGSAARFTVSTPNTISSVRGTHFRVAADDSDGSARTEVVGGHVDVGNDARHVMVNGGRGVATAAGAKPGQPQALLPAPSIDCPAQPLTQSPAQIQWKPLDRAAHYRVQVAPTDRFEALVLDTVVDGTQATLPALPDGPHAFRVRGIDGERMEGLDTTCAFTIAAHPQPPLIIEPQPNAKVRGTRPEFRWTESVEAESYAWQLSGSADFGQLLASNDKVRGSDVRAPQALPYGHYVWRIASRDKDGKLGPYTSAMPFDLVPEPPAPEPGAPQHQHGDFVLSWPEGTPGQHYHVQLARKADFSDVAVDETVDKPEISLRKLAHGKWYARVQTIDTDGYTGPWGAVQRTRVPCSACRWLTAGGGVVLLYLIL from the coding sequence ATGTCACACCGGACCTTCGGGCCACGCCAGCCATGGCGCTGGCTATGCATCACCGTGCTGTTGGCTGTCACCGCTTACATTCCCCACGCGCTTGCCGCCCCCGCCGACTGGCATTACCGCGTACGCCCGGGCGACAACCTCTGGGATCTGGCCGCGCGCTACCTCAAACCGGATGTGTCCTGGCAAAAGCTGCAGGACTACAACCAGGTCGCCGACCCGCTGCACCTGCCGCCGGGTTCGACCATGCAGTTCCCGGTCGGCTGGCTGCGCCAGGGCCCTGCGCCGGCCACCGTGATCGCCGTGCTGGGCAACGCCACGGCACAGCCGACCGGCAACGCGCCGGCCATTCCCGTCACCACCGGCATGTCGGTGGGCTACGGCACCGAACTGGATACGGCGGCCGACACCAGCCTCACCCTCCAGCTCGCCGACGGTTCGCGCGTGCTGCTGCAGGCCAACAGCGCCCTGGTGCTGGATCGCCTGAGCGCCTACGGGCGCACCGGCATGGTCGACACCCGCATGCGCCTCAAGCGCGGACGCGTGAACAGCGATGTGACACCGCTCAGCGGCAGCGCGGCGCGCTTCACCGTATCCACGCCCAACACCATTTCCAGCGTGCGCGGCACGCACTTCCGCGTGGCCGCCGACGATAGCGACGGCAGCGCCCGCACCGAAGTGGTCGGCGGCCATGTCGACGTGGGCAACGACGCCCGCCACGTCATGGTGAACGGTGGCCGCGGCGTAGCCACCGCTGCCGGCGCCAAACCGGGCCAGCCCCAGGCGCTGCTGCCCGCGCCGTCCATCGACTGCCCGGCGCAGCCGCTCACCCAGTCGCCCGCGCAGATCCAGTGGAAACCGCTGGACCGCGCCGCGCACTACCGCGTGCAGGTTGCGCCCACCGATCGTTTCGAAGCCCTGGTGCTCGACACCGTGGTCGACGGCACGCAGGCCACCTTGCCAGCGCTGCCGGACGGCCCGCACGCCTTCCGCGTGCGCGGCATCGATGGCGAGCGCATGGAGGGCCTGGACACCACCTGCGCCTTCACCATCGCCGCGCATCCGCAGCCGCCGCTGATCATCGAGCCGCAGCCGAACGCCAAGGTGCGCGGCACGCGCCCCGAGTTCCGCTGGACCGAAAGCGTCGAGGCCGAAAGCTACGCCTGGCAGCTTTCGGGCAGTGCGGACTTCGGCCAACTGCTGGCCAGCAACGACAAGGTGCGTGGCAGCGACGTGCGCGCGCCGCAGGCTCTGCCGTATGGCCACTACGTCTGGCGCATCGCCAGCCGCGACAAGGACGGCAAACTCGGCCCCTACACCAGCGCCATGCCCTTCGACCTGGTACCCGAACCGCCCGCACCGGAGCCGGGCGCACCCCAGCACCAGCATGGCGATTTCGTGCTGAGCTGGCCGGAAGGCACGCCGGGGCAGCACTACCACGTCCAACTGGCACGCAAGGCCGACTTCTCCGACGTGGCCGTGGACGAGACGGTGGACAAGCCGGAGATCAGCCTGCGCAAGCTTGCCCACGGCAAGTGGTACGCCCGCGTGCAGACCATCGACACGGACGGCTACACCGGCCCCTGGGGCGCGGTGCAGCGCACGCGTGTACCCTGCTCGGCATGCCGCTGGCTCACCGCCGGTGGTGGGGTGGTGTTGCTGTACCTGATCCTCTGA
- a CDS encoding class I SAM-dependent methyltransferase: protein MSFPSPAIPTQSTLWNGHAGNAWVDLQPILDGMFLPLQQRLLDAVRHESPRRVLDVGCGTGSTTLAIARLVGSEGQCTGIDIAQPMVTAARARAERESVAATFIQADAQTCAFEPHGVDMIVSRFGVMFFERPIDAFANLRRASRPSGLLNVIAWRGAAENPFMTTAERAVAPMLDLPPRQPGAPGQFAFANKDQVGLILRDSGWHDIDIQPVDVECTLPARDLADVFCRLGPVGLALQQADEATRAKVIDAVRPAFDSYVQGDEVRYTAACWVIRARPLPKGERA from the coding sequence ATGTCTTTTCCATCTCCCGCGATACCGACACAGTCGACGCTCTGGAACGGCCACGCCGGCAACGCCTGGGTCGACCTGCAACCGATCCTGGACGGGATGTTCCTGCCCTTGCAGCAACGACTGCTGGATGCCGTGCGCCATGAATCGCCACGCCGCGTGCTCGACGTAGGTTGTGGCACGGGCAGCACCACGCTCGCCATAGCCCGTCTGGTCGGCTCCGAAGGCCAATGCACCGGCATCGACATCGCTCAACCCATGGTCACAGCGGCACGTGCGCGCGCCGAGCGCGAAAGCGTGGCCGCGACATTTATCCAGGCCGATGCGCAGACTTGTGCGTTCGAGCCGCACGGCGTCGACATGATCGTGTCTCGCTTTGGTGTGATGTTCTTTGAGCGCCCCATCGACGCCTTCGCCAACTTGCGGCGTGCTTCGCGCCCAAGCGGTCTGCTCAACGTCATCGCTTGGCGAGGCGCGGCGGAGAACCCATTCATGACGACCGCCGAGCGCGCAGTCGCGCCGATGCTCGATTTGCCGCCACGCCAGCCTGGCGCGCCGGGCCAGTTCGCCTTTGCGAACAAGGACCAGGTCGGCCTGATCCTTCGGGACAGTGGCTGGCACGATATCGACATTCAGCCCGTCGACGTCGAGTGCACGCTTCCCGCGCGGGACCTGGCCGACGTCTTCTGCCGCCTCGGCCCCGTGGGTCTGGCGTTGCAACAGGCAGACGAAGCCACGCGTGCGAAGGTCATCGACGCGGTGCGCCCCGCATTCGATTCTTACGTGCAGGGCGATGAGGTTCGCTACACGGCGGCATGCTGGGTGATCCGCGCACGGCCCCTCCCTAAGGGGGAGCGCGCGTGA
- a CDS encoding CHASE2 domain-containing protein: MIIALPLLKRALAWVVGFAAAVLLLASGVMQPLDNAFYDMHMRHWSYSTSDQVVIIAIDPQSLASIGNWPWPRSVHAELVRRLTEAGVRGIGMDVTMAEADVGHPDNDRVYAEAIHDNGHVVMPVFAEAAELGGVLEEVLPTPAIARSAAALGHVDASKDPDGITRGVYLKAGLGQPQWPALALALYDMGTPSPLHPLPGLRQPEGTARSPYEWIRDDYVLIRFANAAGAFNQVSYVDVLRGRVPGALLKGRWVLIGATAAGLGDQLATAASGANSPMPGVEYQANILESLHGGRLITPLNLPAQLLFGSLLLALPLAVYGLPGLRRTRMLALLTLLSIPLVSLLLLRAGNLWWPPAGWMAIIAAGLMLHAALRRLERRRERRLAPVPDAAWWPSLASTRQGDAS, translated from the coding sequence GTGATCATCGCGTTGCCCCTACTCAAACGCGCCCTCGCCTGGGTGGTGGGCTTCGCGGCGGCCGTGCTGCTGCTTGCCAGCGGCGTCATGCAGCCGCTGGACAATGCGTTCTACGACATGCACATGCGCCACTGGTCGTATTCCACCAGCGACCAGGTGGTGATCATCGCCATCGATCCGCAAAGCCTTGCCAGCATCGGCAACTGGCCGTGGCCGCGCTCCGTGCATGCGGAGCTCGTGCGGCGGCTCACCGAAGCAGGCGTGCGCGGTATCGGCATGGACGTGACCATGGCAGAAGCGGACGTGGGCCATCCCGACAACGACCGCGTCTACGCCGAGGCCATCCACGACAACGGCCACGTGGTGATGCCGGTATTCGCGGAGGCCGCCGAACTCGGCGGCGTGCTGGAAGAAGTGCTGCCCACGCCGGCGATTGCACGCAGCGCGGCCGCCCTGGGCCATGTCGATGCATCCAAGGATCCCGATGGCATCACGCGTGGCGTCTACCTGAAGGCGGGGCTCGGGCAGCCGCAATGGCCGGCCCTCGCGCTCGCCCTCTACGACATGGGCACGCCGTCGCCGCTGCACCCGTTGCCTGGCCTTCGCCAGCCCGAAGGCACGGCGAGGTCGCCCTATGAGTGGATTCGCGACGACTACGTGCTGATCCGTTTCGCCAACGCCGCGGGCGCATTCAACCAGGTGTCCTACGTCGACGTGCTGCGCGGACGCGTGCCCGGCGCCCTGCTCAAGGGGCGCTGGGTATTGATCGGCGCCACCGCGGCAGGGCTGGGCGACCAGTTGGCGACCGCCGCGTCCGGCGCCAACAGTCCCATGCCGGGCGTGGAATATCAGGCCAACATCCTGGAATCGCTGCACGGCGGGCGCCTGATCACTCCGTTGAATTTGCCCGCGCAGTTGTTGTTCGGCTCGCTCCTGCTCGCGCTGCCGCTAGCGGTTTACGGCCTGCCCGGCCTGCGCCGCACGCGCATGCTGGCTTTGCTGACGCTGCTGTCGATTCCGCTGGTGAGCCTGTTGCTGCTGCGCGCCGGCAACCTGTGGTGGCCACCGGCGGGGTGGATGGCGATCATCGCCGCCGGCCTGATGCTGCATGCCGCCCTACGCCGGCTGGAGCGTCGGCGCGAACGCAGGCTCGCGCCCGTGCCGGACGCTGCCTGGTGGCCATCGTTGGCATCAACCCGGCAAGGTGACGCGTCATGA
- a CDS encoding helix-turn-helix domain-containing protein, which yields MKLLDIGQVVQQSGVPASTLRYYEEKGLITSCGRHGLRRLFDAAVLERLALIALGRAAGFSLDEIGRTFAGDGRPRIDRRLLAAKADELDRTIRQLSSLRDGLRHAAACPAPSHMECPKFRRLLRAAAAKSAQTQVKKPSRLKTR from the coding sequence ATGAAGCTGCTGGATATCGGGCAGGTGGTGCAACAATCCGGCGTACCCGCGTCGACCCTGCGTTACTACGAAGAGAAGGGGCTTATCACCTCCTGCGGCCGGCATGGCTTGCGGCGCCTGTTCGATGCCGCCGTGCTGGAACGCCTGGCGTTGATCGCGCTCGGTCGCGCAGCGGGCTTCTCCCTCGACGAGATAGGTCGCACCTTTGCCGGCGACGGCAGACCACGGATCGACCGCCGGCTGCTCGCCGCCAAGGCGGACGAACTGGACAGGACCATCAGGCAGCTGTCGTCGCTGCGTGATGGCTTGCGTCATGCGGCAGCCTGTCCTGCCCCCAGCCACATGGAATGCCCCAAGTTCCGTCGCCTTCTGCGCGCCGCGGCGGCGAAAAGCGCGCAGACCCAGGTGAAGAAGCCGTCGCGGCTGAAGACGCGTTGA
- a CDS encoding methyl-accepting chemotaxis protein → MRFTIRLKIIASMGLALSVAVLIGLVGLYGVRSTYTLVDDMYRNNVQAMAAISEARGAIIEDRLALNRSIIDPTRRDAVKRINAGHERLITAWKRYYPGMISAADERTVATAFDELMKTAGPDISHEAELLDAGRGEEARQFHINKAADEMGKATAAIDQLMVINEKQAAQSAQDAAASFQRTWQLALGVLVIAIMVLIGVAVALIRAVTRPLDQARALASAIQQGKLNNATVVTGNDEFSDTLRSLDDMDRQLAGIVTQVRDVAEQVTSAARDLSQGNDDLSQRTQEQASSLEETAASMEELSSTVRQNAEGADQAREMALRMRKRAEEGRDIAGSAVGAMEAITQASKEVGEIVVLIDEIAFQTNLLALNAAVEAARAGEQGRGFAVVATEVRNLAQRSGAAAKNIKTLILDTTDKVSEGAALVQRTGTVLNDIAGDVREVSTIIEVIAAASEEQSAGIGQVNNAVTTLDEVTQQNAALVEEASAASRNTLDLSQVLMNQVAYFTLQGQAAHDVAVVQAAPASASARPPAMATPRPAVRHRAAPAPALATADDMWTEF, encoded by the coding sequence ATGCGTTTCACCATTCGTTTGAAGATCATCGCGAGCATGGGCCTGGCCCTGTCGGTCGCCGTGCTCATCGGTCTTGTCGGCCTGTATGGCGTGCGCAGCACGTATACGCTGGTCGACGACATGTACCGCAATAACGTGCAGGCGATGGCCGCCATCAGCGAAGCTCGCGGCGCCATCATCGAGGATCGCCTCGCACTCAACCGCTCCATCATCGATCCCACGCGGCGCGATGCGGTGAAGCGGATCAATGCAGGCCACGAACGGCTGATCACCGCATGGAAGCGCTACTACCCGGGCATGATTTCCGCTGCCGACGAGCGCACGGTCGCGACGGCCTTCGACGAACTCATGAAGACCGCCGGTCCCGACATCAGCCACGAAGCCGAGCTGCTGGATGCGGGCAGGGGCGAGGAAGCGCGCCAGTTCCACATCAACAAGGCCGCCGATGAAATGGGCAAGGCCACGGCAGCGATCGACCAGTTGATGGTGATCAACGAAAAGCAGGCGGCACAATCTGCGCAGGATGCGGCGGCGAGCTTCCAACGCACCTGGCAGCTGGCGCTTGGCGTACTGGTGATCGCCATCATGGTGCTCATCGGCGTGGCCGTGGCGCTGATCCGCGCGGTGACGCGTCCGCTCGACCAGGCGCGAGCGCTGGCCAGCGCGATCCAGCAGGGCAAGCTCAACAACGCCACCGTCGTCACCGGCAACGACGAATTCAGCGACACGCTGCGCTCGCTCGATGACATGGACCGCCAGCTCGCCGGCATCGTGACGCAGGTGCGCGACGTGGCCGAGCAGGTGACGTCCGCCGCGCGCGACCTGTCGCAGGGCAATGACGATCTCTCGCAACGCACGCAGGAGCAGGCCAGTTCGCTGGAGGAAACCGCCGCGTCGATGGAAGAACTGTCGAGCACGGTGAGGCAGAACGCGGAAGGCGCGGACCAGGCGCGCGAAATGGCGTTGCGCATGCGCAAACGTGCCGAGGAAGGCCGCGACATCGCCGGGTCGGCGGTGGGCGCGATGGAGGCGATCACGCAGGCGAGCAAGGAAGTGGGCGAGATCGTGGTGTTGATCGACGAGATCGCCTTCCAGACCAACCTGCTCGCGCTCAATGCGGCCGTGGAAGCGGCGCGTGCCGGCGAACAGGGGCGCGGTTTCGCGGTGGTGGCCACCGAAGTGCGCAACCTTGCCCAGCGCAGCGGTGCGGCAGCGAAGAACATCAAGACGCTGATCCTGGACACCACCGACAAGGTGAGCGAGGGCGCGGCGCTGGTCCAGCGCACCGGCACCGTGCTCAACGACATCGCCGGTGACGTGCGCGAGGTGAGCACCATCATCGAGGTGATCGCGGCGGCGTCCGAGGAGCAGTCCGCGGGCATCGGACAGGTCAACAACGCCGTGACCACGCTCGACGAGGTGACGCAGCAGAACGCCGCGCTGGTGGAAGAGGCCAGTGCTGCCAGCCGCAATACGCTGGACCTGTCGCAGGTTCTGATGAACCAGGTGGCCTACTTCACCCTGCAGGGCCAGGCCGCCCACGATGTGGCCGTGGTCCAGGCGGCCCCGGCCAGCGCAAGCGCCAGGCCGCCGGCGATGGCGACGCCGCGGCCCGCGGTGCGTCATCGCGCGGCACCAGCCCCGGCGCTGGCTACGGCCGATGACATGTGGACTGAGTTCTAG
- a CDS encoding DUF3597 domain-containing protein, which translates to MSIFGTIINKLFGKANATATADTATAGSATPTVVAPSDATNDAAPAAPPTVAPLSGVDVAVVMDRFVSESGQTLDWRVSIVDMMKALGMDSSLDHRKQLAGELGYTGDTNDSASMNIWLHKEVMKALAANGGTLPANLAA; encoded by the coding sequence ATGAGTATCTTCGGGACCATCATCAACAAGCTTTTCGGCAAGGCAAACGCCACGGCAACGGCAGATACAGCGACCGCCGGCAGCGCTACACCGACGGTTGTCGCACCGTCAGATGCCACCAATGATGCGGCGCCGGCCGCACCGCCGACCGTTGCTCCGCTGTCGGGCGTCGACGTAGCCGTGGTGATGGATCGTTTCGTCAGCGAAAGCGGTCAAACGCTCGACTGGCGCGTATCCATCGTCGACATGATGAAGGCACTGGGCATGGACAGCAGCCTGGATCATCGCAAGCAGCTGGCCGGTGAGCTCGGCTATACCGGCGACACGAACGATTCCGCGAGCATGAACATCTGGCTGCACAAGGAAGTGATGAAGGCGCTTGCGGCCAATGGTGGCACCCTGCCGGCCAATCTTGCGGCCTGA
- a CDS encoding tautomerase family protein, translating to MPISVQVTKGLLTAKGERDVLPRVAEALLRVHGLADNAFMAPNVIGHLLVSPESESYVGGGFHSLAVIEVKVPTVTFPTAEVKQAFIGEVTDIIDTLKAGAHPRERTFVNVTYAVDGAWGIGGKAYTNEELGAAIQAAA from the coding sequence ATGCCTATCTCAGTCCAGGTAACCAAGGGCCTGCTCACCGCCAAGGGTGAGCGCGATGTGTTGCCACGCGTCGCCGAGGCGCTGCTGCGCGTCCACGGCCTCGCCGACAATGCCTTCATGGCGCCCAATGTGATCGGCCACCTGCTGGTGAGCCCTGAATCGGAAAGCTACGTCGGCGGCGGGTTCCACTCGCTGGCCGTGATCGAGGTGAAGGTGCCCACCGTGACCTTCCCCACGGCCGAGGTCAAACAGGCCTTCATTGGCGAGGTCACCGACATCATCGATACGCTCAAGGCCGGCGCGCATCCGCGCGAGCGGACCTTCGTCAACGTCACCTATGCGGTGGACGGTGCCTGGGGCATCGGCGGCAAGGCGTATACGAACGAAGAACTCGGCGCGGCCATCCAGGCGGCGGCCTGA
- the rsgA gene encoding ribosome small subunit-dependent GTPase A — MSSETFSLHQLGWQPEYAQHLTLADFEAGYPARVMALHRHALLVMCSRGVVSVVLPHQLIDTDEGIAVGDWVLVEHEADRVLRLLDRQSVLVRIAAGGDHQRQSIAANLDVLFVVSSCNDDFNASRLERYLALALDAGVTPVIVLTKADSGHDVAAYVASAEQLMPGVPVVAVNALDGASVSQLEPWLASGRTVAFVGSSGVGKSTLANRITGEATQRTSGIREADARGRHTTTAREMFPTPSGAWVIDTPGMRELRLAAAKPELGAVFGDIEALAAACRFRDCQHDGDVGCAVEAALLAGVLDTRRLANYHKLRREALRVQQARHEQREHSRQFNAMAKQAMRAKRERLGR; from the coding sequence ATGTCTTCTGAGACGTTTTCGCTGCACCAGCTCGGCTGGCAGCCTGAGTACGCACAACATTTGACGCTGGCCGATTTCGAAGCCGGGTACCCCGCGCGTGTCATGGCGTTGCATCGCCATGCGCTGCTGGTGATGTGCTCGCGCGGCGTGGTTTCGGTGGTGTTGCCGCACCAGCTGATCGATACCGACGAAGGTATCGCTGTCGGCGACTGGGTGTTGGTCGAGCACGAAGCCGATCGCGTGCTGCGCCTGCTGGATCGGCAATCGGTGCTGGTCCGCATCGCCGCTGGCGGTGACCATCAACGCCAGTCCATCGCGGCCAATCTCGACGTGTTGTTCGTGGTGTCGTCGTGCAATGACGATTTCAACGCCTCGCGCCTGGAGCGATACCTCGCGCTTGCGCTCGACGCGGGCGTGACGCCGGTGATCGTGCTGACCAAGGCCGACAGCGGTCATGACGTGGCGGCCTATGTCGCCAGCGCGGAACAACTGATGCCGGGCGTGCCGGTGGTTGCGGTGAATGCGCTGGATGGTGCATCGGTGTCGCAACTGGAACCGTGGCTGGCATCCGGTCGGACCGTGGCGTTCGTCGGCTCGTCTGGCGTGGGCAAGTCCACGCTCGCCAATCGCATCACCGGCGAGGCAACGCAGCGCACCTCAGGCATCCGCGAGGCCGACGCGCGCGGGCGTCACACGACCACCGCGCGCGAAATGTTCCCGACACCGTCCGGCGCCTGGGTTATCGATACGCCCGGCATGCGCGAGTTGCGACTGGCAGCCGCTAAGCCGGAGTTGGGCGCGGTGTTCGGCGACATCGAAGCGCTCGCAGCGGCGTGCCGCTTTCGTGACTGCCAGCATGATGGCGACGTGGGCTGCGCAGTGGAGGCAGCCTTGCTGGCTGGCGTGCTGGACACGCGGCGCCTTGCGAACTATCACAAGCTGCGGCGTGAGGCGCTACGTGTGCAGCAGGCGCGACATGAGCAGCGTGAGCACAGTCGTCAGTTCAACGCGATGGCGAAGCAGGCGATGCGTGCAAAGCGGGAAAGGTTGGGGCGGTGA
- a CDS encoding OmpA family protein → MASTSSRIGRGVVGLFVVALCGCTGYVKKSDFDAAIAELRSNDQKQQQEIDAITQEMHQKFAQYDTQITAMQGRINVDTIAHFDTNQTTLRDEDKQRLDDFAKVMRDHHAAAVVTAEGFADPSGSAAYNQRLALKRAQAVRDYLVQNGGLNADQVRAVGYGKVKNRQVVKGATGDQGMPNRRVSLVTDFAGSS, encoded by the coding sequence ATGGCAAGTACCAGCTCTCGCATCGGTCGCGGCGTGGTCGGATTGTTCGTGGTCGCGCTTTGCGGCTGCACCGGCTACGTCAAGAAGAGCGATTTCGATGCCGCCATCGCGGAGCTGCGCAGCAACGATCAGAAGCAGCAGCAAGAGATCGATGCGATCACGCAGGAGATGCACCAGAAGTTCGCGCAGTACGACACGCAGATCACGGCCATGCAGGGCCGCATCAACGTAGACACCATTGCGCATTTCGATACCAACCAGACCACGTTGCGCGACGAGGACAAACAACGCCTGGACGATTTCGCCAAGGTGATGCGCGACCACCATGCCGCGGCGGTGGTCACTGCCGAAGGCTTCGCCGATCCCTCCGGCTCGGCCGCCTACAACCAGCGCCTGGCGCTGAAGCGGGCGCAGGCCGTGCGCGATTACCTCGTGCAGAACGGCGGCCTCAACGCCGACCAGGTGAGGGCTGTGGGCTATGGCAAGGTGAAGAACCGCCAGGTGGTGAAGGGCGCGACGGGCGACCAGGGCATGCCCAATCGCCGCGTATCGTTGGTGACCGATTTCGCGGGCAGTTCCTGA
- a CDS encoding DUF2938 domain-containing protein gives MTDILPALWPTVLTGIGATVVVDLWSILRERWLGVPALDFAMVGRWVGHLFRGRFFHRPIAATPPVAGERTLGWMTHYLIGITFAALLPAMFGSHWFCEPTIGPAELVGIGSVVAPFFIMQPALGAGIAASRTPRPAMVRMHSLVTHAIFGLGLYATGNVLRMLPVASFC, from the coding sequence GTGACTGACATCCTGCCCGCGCTATGGCCCACCGTGCTCACCGGCATCGGCGCCACCGTCGTGGTGGACCTTTGGTCGATACTTCGCGAGCGGTGGCTGGGCGTCCCCGCGCTCGACTTTGCGATGGTCGGCCGCTGGGTCGGCCACCTCTTCCGCGGCCGGTTTTTCCATCGGCCCATCGCCGCGACACCGCCTGTCGCGGGCGAACGAACGCTCGGCTGGATGACCCACTACCTGATCGGCATCACCTTCGCCGCCCTGCTGCCAGCCATGTTTGGCAGCCACTGGTTCTGCGAACCCACGATCGGTCCGGCAGAGCTGGTGGGCATCGGTAGCGTGGTGGCGCCATTTTTCATCATGCAACCGGCGCTCGGGGCCGGGATCGCGGCCAGCCGCACGCCGCGCCCGGCCATGGTGCGCATGCACAGCCTGGTGACTCACGCGATATTCGGACTGGGCCTGTATGCCACAGGGAACGTGCTGCGCATGTTGCCTGTGGCGTCGTTCTGCTGA
- a CDS encoding endonuclease/exonuclease/phosphatase family protein: MSNFRHWLTALLSVALTIASLPVAAEQLRVMSFNVRVPVAADGPNRWEARRDLMVRTIREQHPDVMGTQELHQEQGDYIVAKLPQYTWFGIDRRGGHGDEHMGVFYRKDKLVLKDSGNFWLSDTPDQPGSITWGHPYPRMVTWALFEDKANGRTFYYYNTHLPYREEDEPARVKGAKEILGRFAKLPTNAPFILTGDLNADASSPTYALFAKALTDTRAVAPKVEGPEKTFHDFTGIPTQRIDFIFERGFVPTRFATVTTQQDGRYPSDHFPVVTDLDWK, translated from the coding sequence GTGTCCAACTTCCGTCATTGGCTCACTGCCCTGCTCTCCGTTGCACTCACCATCGCCAGCCTGCCGGTCGCGGCAGAACAGCTGCGCGTGATGAGCTTCAATGTCCGCGTACCGGTCGCCGCGGATGGCCCCAACCGCTGGGAAGCCCGGCGTGACCTGATGGTGCGCACCATCCGCGAACAACACCCCGACGTGATGGGAACGCAGGAGCTGCACCAGGAACAAGGCGACTACATCGTGGCCAAACTGCCGCAGTACACCTGGTTCGGCATTGACCGTCGCGGCGGTCACGGTGACGAACACATGGGCGTGTTCTATCGCAAGGACAAACTGGTGCTGAAGGATTCGGGCAATTTCTGGCTGTCCGACACGCCCGACCAGCCGGGCAGCATCACGTGGGGCCATCCGTATCCGCGCATGGTCACCTGGGCGCTGTTCGAAGACAAAGCCAACGGCCGAACGTTCTACTACTACAACACCCACCTGCCCTACCGGGAAGAAGACGAGCCCGCGCGCGTCAAGGGCGCGAAGGAAATCCTCGGCCGGTTCGCGAAGCTGCCCACCAACGCGCCTTTCATCCTCACCGGTGACCTGAACGCCGACGCGAGCAGCCCGACGTATGCGCTGTTCGCCAAGGCCCTGACCGATACCCGCGCGGTGGCGCCGAAGGTGGAAGGCCCCGAAAAAACCTTCCACGACTTCACCGGCATCCCCACGCAGCGCATCGATTTCATCTTCGAGCGTGGCTTTGTGCCGACGCGTTTCGCCACGGTGACGACGCAGCAGGATGGACGCTACCCGTCCGATCACTTTCCGGTAGTGACGGATCTCGACTGGAAGTAA
- a CDS encoding DUF6630 family protein produces MAPSDYDHDADHGFDDDDDSLDAYVWQLFLLINPGDDDAAFQQFAAYREAVGGTPDDEVDVAEVVGQVADWRSAFHVEAGDTRTLVQAIDELSARWNLAIDWDGDTDEDEFHADIDTADLLTTAYDNLAPHGYTLWLLDTDDDSVAGWMTLSRNVEPMRELATELGIHLHRGNEMG; encoded by the coding sequence ATGGCGCCTTCCGATTACGACCACGACGCCGACCATGGCTTCGATGATGACGACGACTCGTTGGATGCCTACGTCTGGCAGCTCTTCCTGCTCATCAACCCTGGCGACGACGATGCGGCCTTCCAGCAGTTCGCCGCTTATCGCGAGGCGGTGGGTGGTACGCCCGACGACGAGGTCGACGTGGCAGAGGTGGTGGGCCAGGTGGCTGACTGGCGTTCGGCATTCCATGTGGAGGCCGGCGATACGCGGACGTTGGTGCAGGCCATCGACGAACTGTCGGCGCGCTGGAATCTGGCGATCGATTGGGACGGCGATACGGATGAGGATGAGTTCCACGCCGATATCGATACCGCCGACCTGCTCACCACGGCCTATGACAACCTGGCGCCGCATGGGTACACCTTGTGGCTGCTCGACACGGACGATGACAGTGTCGCCGGCTGGATGACGCTTTCGCGGAATGTCGAACCGATGCGTGAACTGGCGACGGAGCTGGGTATCCACCTGCATCGCGGGAACGAGATGGGCTGA